One Candidatus Bathyarchaeota archaeon DNA segment encodes these proteins:
- a CDS encoding TIGR00303 family protein — protein sequence MENEYDVMFALNEDACKTFLMDIKEKEPIFICVIGTTETAKIPGISAAGKNPEFTDYTPPADMELLLYGECKCISVVPATPEGIPTPALITMSALKIGDIPAFIVSGGVKIKPYAPIIDLGGEPGEDLRSGKAVKKPEEIFKKAELIGKNFSKIADYIIIGESVPGGTTTALAVMLAAGINAEGKVSSSMINNPHNLKSLVVKEGFKKTGVSFGDLKNKPLGAVALFGDPMMPAFAGLVSGAAEEVKVLMAGGTQMGAILTILKVEKPEALNNIAIGTTRWIIEDKSSDIKGIIKQFGKIPVIAANLNFSKSSYWGLKAYEQGVVKEGVGAGGASIGSIVKSKGFINSEALLKEVEKNYKRLVARRL from the coding sequence ATGGAAAATGAATATGATGTAATGTTTGCTTTAAATGAAGATGCATGTAAAACCTTTCTTATGGATATAAAAGAGAAAGAGCCTATTTTCATTTGTGTTATAGGAACAACTGAGACAGCAAAAATACCTGGAATATCTGCTGCTGGAAAAAATCCAGAATTCACAGATTATACTCCCCCAGCAGATATGGAGCTTCTTTTATATGGAGAATGTAAATGCATCTCAGTTGTTCCAGCTACCCCAGAAGGGATTCCAACACCTGCTTTAATAACTATGTCAGCATTAAAAATTGGTGATATACCTGCTTTTATCGTGTCTGGAGGAGTTAAAATTAAGCCTTACGCTCCAATAATAGATTTAGGGGGAGAGCCTGGAGAAGATTTAAGATCTGGAAAAGCTGTAAAGAAGCCTGAAGAAATTTTTAAAAAAGCTGAGTTGATTGGAAAAAACTTTTCTAAAATAGCTGATTATATTATAATTGGGGAAAGTGTTCCAGGTGGAACAACAACAGCTTTAGCAGTCATGCTTGCAGCAGGTATAAATGCTGAAGGAAAAGTCAGCAGCAGCATGATAAATAACCCTCATAATCTTAAGAGTCTTGTAGTTAAAGAAGGTTTTAAAAAAACTGGAGTAAGCTTTGGAGATTTAAAAAATAAGCCGTTAGGGGCTGTTGCGTTATTTGGTGACCCTATGATGCCTGCTTTCGCGGGGTTAGTTTCTGGAGCTGCTGAAGAAGTTAAAGTATTAATGGCTGGTGGAACGCAAATGGGAGCTATTTTAACCATCTTAAAAGTTGAAAAACCAGAAGCTTTAAACAATATTGCTATCGGCACCACTAGATGGATTATTGAAGATAAAAGCTCAGATATAAAAGGAATAATAAAACAATTTGGAAAAATTCCAGTAATAGCTGCTAATTTAAATTTCAGCAAATCTTCATATTGGGGTTTAAAAGCATATGAGCAGGGAGTGGTGAAAGAGGGAGTAGGCGCTGGAGGGGCCTCTATAGGAAGCATTGTTAAATCTAAAGGTTTTATAAATTCTGAAGCGCTTCTTAAAGAAGTAGAGAAAAATTATAAAAGATTAGTTGCTAGGCGATTATGA
- a CDS encoding radical SAM protein, whose protein sequence is MTSIYHITYYTYDNSIYIFFQGCNFQCKGCILKQLIWDCHLNNENQHALQAVKDLRKLSLSEFKDIIKGFDVKKAILGGGEPTIDKELPDIINVLNALGVKTRLLTNGYLINEDFIKKLEEAGLSSICISIKAYDDDIHQFYTGKSNKPVLNNFKILDKSQIELMAESVLIPELIEYNEIKRIAKFIAGIRSSIPYRIDAFIPINDASWRAPSLEEVIKASKIAKRYLKKVHYIYNKTKIKGEVINIYPKIKAR, encoded by the coding sequence ATGACAAGCATTTACCATATTACATATTATACTTATGATAACTCTATATACATCTTTTTTCAAGGATGCAATTTTCAATGTAAAGGATGCATATTAAAGCAGTTGATTTGGGATTGTCATCTTAATAATGAGAATCAACATGCTCTTCAAGCTGTTAAAGATTTAAGAAAATTATCTTTAAGCGAATTTAAGGATATTATTAAAGGATTTGATGTAAAAAAAGCTATATTAGGAGGGGGAGAACCTACCATTGATAAAGAGTTACCAGATATAATTAATGTGCTTAATGCGCTTGGTGTTAAAACTCGCTTATTAACTAATGGTTATCTTATAAATGAAGATTTCATAAAAAAATTAGAAGAAGCGGGGCTTTCTAGCATTTGCATAAGCATTAAAGCTTATGATGATGATATTCATCAATTTTATACAGGGAAAAGCAATAAACCGGTTTTAAATAATTTTAAGATCCTAGATAAAAGCCAGATTGAATTGATGGCGGAAAGCGTTTTGATTCCAGAATTAATCGAGTATAATGAAATTAAAAGAATAGCTAAATTTATCGCAGGTATCCGCTCATCTATACCGTATAGAATAGATGCTTTTATTCCTATTAACGATGCCTCTTGGAGAGCGCCTTCTTTAGAAGAGGTGATTAAAGCATCGAAAATAGCTAAAAGATACTTAAAAAAAGTTCATTATATTTATAACAAAACAAAAATCAAGGGAGAAGTCATCAATATTTACCCAAAAATAAAAGCGAGATAA
- a CDS encoding cobalamin-binding protein, which produces MKIERKLLALLIIILVIGAISGYNFYAITQLNQRINDLNISLNAMAVSEIIKDAYSRTIVVIPEGVKAPHISATIVKIPVKRIASFAPSITETLFSLGVGNKVVAITKWCDWPQEVIDKKEASELTIFEDVVDPEVEKVAAANPDLILTTTIMKPEGVAKLEELGFPVVGIDYGRNLGDIYNAITLIGKLTGAEDKAENLINEMRQNITKVSNAIANLPKLKVFWMSWHDPLMSAGEPSFINTLIEAAGGVNIFKSANVAWPMVNPEEVLAQNPDVIAFSEGHPGVSNVNDLLSFFPAWSEIKAVKDGKVFIVPTFFTHPGPRTAEAIEIFAELIHGIEID; this is translated from the coding sequence ATGAAGATTGAAAGAAAGCTTTTAGCTTTACTTATAATAATTCTCGTTATTGGAGCTATTTCAGGTTACAATTTCTATGCAATAACTCAGCTTAATCAAAGGATTAACGATTTAAATATAAGTCTTAACGCGATGGCTGTTAGCGAAATTATTAAGGATGCTTATAGTAGAACTATAGTTGTTATTCCAGAAGGTGTTAAAGCCCCGCATATATCTGCAACTATAGTTAAAATTCCAGTAAAAAGAATTGCTTCATTTGCTCCCAGCATAACTGAAACGCTTTTTTCTTTAGGTGTAGGAAATAAAGTTGTAGCCATAACAAAATGGTGCGATTGGCCTCAAGAAGTGATAGATAAAAAGGAAGCAAGTGAACTTACTATTTTTGAAGATGTAGTTGATCCTGAGGTTGAAAAGGTTGCTGCAGCAAATCCTGATTTAATTTTAACTACAACTATTATGAAGCCTGAAGGTGTAGCAAAGCTAGAGGAATTGGGGTTTCCTGTAGTTGGTATAGACTATGGAAGAAATCTTGGTGACATATATAATGCTATAACGTTAATTGGTAAATTAACAGGAGCAGAAGATAAAGCAGAAAATCTTATAAATGAAATGAGGCAAAACATTACTAAAGTATCTAATGCGATAGCTAATTTACCAAAGCTTAAAGTCTTTTGGATGAGTTGGCACGATCCTCTCATGTCAGCTGGGGAACCTAGTTTTATTAATACGCTTATTGAGGCTGCTGGAGGTGTAAACATCTTTAAGAGCGCAAATGTTGCTTGGCCTATGGTGAATCCTGAAGAAGTTCTAGCTCAAAACCCTGATGTTATTGCCTTCAGCGAGGGCCATCCAGGAGTATCAAATGTTAACGATCTTTTAAGCTTCTTTCCAGCTTGGAGTGAGATTAAAGCTGTAAAAGATGGAAAAGTCTTCATAGTACCAACATTCTTTACGCATCCAGGTCCAAGAACAGCTGAAGCTATAGAAATCTTTGCTGAATTAATTCATGGAATTGAAATAGATTAA
- a CDS encoding DUF4443 domain-containing protein: protein MKAIKKLIEVVEESKSKGPTPSFSFLDILNALEAIWRNKIIGRKKLSVEIGLGEGSTRTIIKWLKKLGLVNSNKPGCKLTKEGIRLIQHLKSKIGPASMVSKSFLAVGEANFGILVKKASFKVKNGIEQRDTAIKAGADAATTLIFKKEGLTLPPMNKLLNKEYPNLAKEIYQIFQPKENDVIIICSAKNKLLAEKGAKAAALSLIKEDKKNKEESLF, encoded by the coding sequence ATGAAAGCGATTAAGAAGCTTATAGAAGTTGTTGAAGAAAGCAAAAGCAAAGGGCCAACTCCCTCTTTCTCCTTCCTCGATATATTAAATGCTTTAGAAGCTATTTGGAGAAATAAAATTATAGGTAGAAAGAAGCTTTCTGTTGAAATTGGTTTAGGTGAAGGCTCCACTAGAACGATAATAAAATGGTTAAAAAAACTGGGATTAGTTAACTCAAACAAGCCTGGATGCAAATTAACTAAAGAAGGTATACGCTTAATTCAACATCTTAAATCTAAAATTGGCCCCGCTTCAATGGTTTCAAAAAGCTTTTTAGCTGTTGGCGAAGCGAATTTTGGAATTTTAGTTAAGAAAGCTAGCTTTAAAGTTAAAAATGGAATAGAACAAAGAGATACAGCGATTAAAGCTGGAGCAGACGCGGCAACCACTCTTATTTTTAAGAAGGAGGGCTTAACTCTTCCCCCTATGAATAAACTGCTTAATAAAGAATATCCTAACCTTGCTAAAGAGATTTACCAAATATTTCAACCAAAAGAAAATGATGTTATCATAATTTGCAGCGCAAAAAACAAGTTGCTAGCAGAAAAAGGAGCTAAAGCTGCAGCATTAAGCTTAATTAAGGAAGATAAGAA
- a CDS encoding ABC transporter ATP-binding protein yields the protein MVNIEIEGIHFSYKSTKVLENLTAKIEGGSFVGLLGPNGSGKTTLLKCLSGILKPKMGLIFFDGKSLEIFSGSDLAKNFSIVFTNAIDTPQMEVFDIIATARHPWTGWLGSLSLRDINIINEALEILNIKDFVARRFNELSDGQKQKVLIARAVAQEAKVLLLDEPAAHLDIKHQIEVLNIIKKITKEKNLITIGALHDINLAAFFCDSIILLNKGKITSIGSVESVLTSKNIEKVFNIKVIVKKHPITGSPYIMPICSPELKTVQPKNITVHIVCGGGTGASLMKMLLEYGCRVTAGVLNVLDSDYEEASMLGIEVVSEAPFSPITNDSYEANLRKMNEADIIILTNVPFGYGNIKNLEACVTALKKDATIIVIEETNIEKRDFTGGEAQALYNELKGGAIFVKNYNQALSMIENVQKHYKKFNLK from the coding sequence ATGGTGAATATTGAAATTGAAGGCATCCACTTTAGTTACAAGTCTACTAAAGTATTAGAAAACTTAACTGCTAAAATTGAGGGGGGAAGCTTCGTAGGCTTGCTTGGTCCAAATGGATCAGGTAAAACAACATTATTAAAATGTTTAAGCGGAATACTTAAGCCGAAGATGGGGTTAATCTTCTTTGATGGTAAAAGTTTAGAGATTTTTTCAGGAAGTGATTTAGCAAAAAACTTTTCTATTGTCTTTACAAATGCTATTGATACACCTCAAATGGAGGTATTTGACATAATAGCTACTGCAAGGCATCCATGGACGGGGTGGCTAGGGTCTCTTAGCTTAAGAGATATAAATATTATAAATGAAGCTTTAGAGATACTTAATATAAAGGATTTTGTTGCAAGACGGTTTAATGAGCTTAGCGATGGTCAAAAACAAAAGGTTTTAATTGCAAGAGCGGTAGCTCAAGAAGCAAAAGTTTTACTTTTAGATGAACCTGCAGCCCATCTTGATATAAAACATCAAATTGAAGTTCTTAACATCATCAAAAAAATTACAAAAGAAAAGAATTTGATAACAATAGGTGCATTGCATGATATAAATCTTGCTGCTTTTTTCTGCGATTCAATAATTTTATTGAATAAGGGTAAAATAACCTCTATAGGTTCAGTTGAATCTGTTTTAACTAGCAAAAATATTGAAAAAGTTTTTAACATAAAGGTGATCGTAAAAAAACATCCAATTACCGGTTCCCCATACATAATGCCTATATGCTCTCCAGAGTTAAAAACAGTTCAACCAAAAAATATAACGGTTCATATAGTATGCGGTGGCGGTACAGGAGCTTCATTAATGAAGATGCTGCTGGAATATGGATGTAGAGTAACTGCAGGAGTGCTTAATGTATTAGATAGTGATTATGAAGAGGCAAGCATGCTTGGGATAGAAGTTGTAAGCGAGGCTCCATTCTCTCCAATAACAAATGATTCATACGAAGCTAACTTGAGAAAAATGAATGAAGCTGATATAATTATATTAACTAATGTGCCTTTTGGATATGGAAACATTAAAAATCTCGAAGCATGCGTAACAGCTTTAAAAAAAGATGCGACAATTATAGTTATTGAAGAAACAAATATTGAAAAAAGGGATTTTACAGGAGGCGAAGCTCAAGCATTATATAATGAATTAAAAGGAGGCGCGATATTTGTTAAAAATTATAACCAAGCCTTATCTATGATAGAGAATGTTCAAAAACATTATAAAAAATTTAATTTAAAATAA
- a CDS encoding adenosylcobinamide amidohydrolase, with translation MSEIPIKGVKFSIKEKCLSLEFEGKYQALSSAVLNGGFRKVKAIVNYQVDKDFSNRNPKAFLRKVLISFPKPIVGLMTAADITKYALKYSIQKNFSVCTIVTAGISNAVSVGENSTQPYLGTINIIVLIDGRLSKSCMVNLIETVTEAKSMALIDLDVRSKFSGELASSTTTDAIALACTGRGETINYAGTGTNLGIATGKIVREAVKEAIQKQHSFYSNRPLINRLEERGVTLDHIIDVIFKRYPELKCFSKEEVKKFIENSLKNAEISLLTIAGLRIEEDYLRGLIPKMDKTINLELIDKIFGLHIAKIVNEDYGVKEFLNLRKNELKTLNLGLFSKSVIKGLLAGVLSKLKSCK, from the coding sequence ATGAGTGAAATCCCAATAAAAGGAGTTAAATTCTCTATTAAGGAGAAATGTTTATCGTTAGAATTCGAGGGGAAATATCAAGCTTTAAGCTCAGCTGTATTAAACGGTGGTTTTCGAAAAGTTAAAGCTATAGTTAATTATCAAGTTGATAAAGATTTTTCTAATAGAAATCCTAAAGCCTTTTTAAGAAAGGTGTTAATAAGCTTTCCTAAACCCATAGTTGGATTAATGACCGCCGCAGATATAACTAAATATGCATTAAAATATTCTATTCAAAAAAATTTTTCTGTTTGCACCATCGTTACAGCTGGAATCTCAAATGCAGTTTCAGTAGGAGAGAATAGTACTCAACCATATTTAGGCACGATAAATATAATAGTTTTGATTGATGGTCGATTATCTAAAAGCTGTATGGTGAATCTAATTGAAACAGTTACAGAAGCTAAATCAATGGCGTTAATTGATCTTGATGTTAGAAGCAAATTTAGCGGTGAATTAGCAAGCAGTACCACTACGGATGCTATTGCATTAGCTTGCACAGGAAGGGGAGAAACCATAAATTACGCTGGAACTGGAACAAATCTAGGAATAGCAACTGGAAAAATAGTTCGAGAGGCTGTTAAAGAAGCTATACAAAAACAACATTCATTTTACTCAAATCGACCGCTTATTAATCGTTTAGAGGAAAGAGGAGTAACATTAGATCATATAATAGATGTGATTTTTAAGCGTTATCCCGAATTAAAATGTTTTTCTAAAGAGGAAGTAAAAAAGTTTATTGAAAACAGCTTAAAAAACGCTGAAATATCTTTATTAACTATAGCTGGTTTAAGAATAGAGGAAGATTACCTTAGAGGATTAATTCCAAAAATGGATAAAACCATTAACTTAGAGTTAATCGATAAAATTTTCGGGTTGCATATAGCTAAAATTGTAAATGAAGATTACGGAGTTAAAGAGTTTTTAAATTTGCGTAAAAATGAATTAAAAACTTTAAACTTAGGATTATTCTCAAAAAGCGTTATAAAGGGTTTGTTAGCAGGAGTTCTCTCAAAGCTAAAGAGCTGTAAATAA
- a CDS encoding cobalamin biosynthesis protein, which produces MSSSFIENLFILGLAFIIDFLFGEPPVLVHPTVWMGRIISFLKLKFKSLNSRKEKINGILIWLLCFLIFIPSICIILIIVKKVNYMLYIFVVALLLKPAFAVKSWSFHINPLIKALKEENIIEARKLVGKIVGRNTKELSKEQVTSAAIETIAEGIVDGVASPIFYFAIFGLPGAWAFRLANTFDSMIGYRNSEHINIGWFSAKIDTLLNFLPARLSAITMLLACLILKRDWKFANRILIRDKNLSLSVNSGWPMAAMAGILKVRLEKPKFYILGKELRPPTIEDIFLALKVMHLTIFLFILIFVVPITFLLSII; this is translated from the coding sequence ATGAGTTCAAGTTTTATCGAGAATTTATTTATACTTGGATTAGCTTTTATTATAGATTTTTTGTTTGGTGAACCTCCTGTATTGGTTCATCCAACTGTTTGGATGGGGCGGATTATTTCTTTTTTAAAACTTAAATTTAAATCTTTAAATTCTAGAAAAGAAAAAATTAATGGTATATTAATTTGGCTTTTATGTTTTCTAATCTTTATACCTTCAATATGCATCATTTTAATAATTGTTAAAAAAGTTAATTATATGCTCTATATTTTTGTAGTGGCATTGCTTTTAAAACCTGCGTTTGCTGTAAAATCATGGAGCTTTCATATAAATCCTTTAATAAAAGCTTTGAAAGAAGAAAATATTATTGAAGCAAGAAAGTTAGTAGGCAAGATTGTTGGAAGAAACACTAAAGAATTAAGTAAAGAGCAAGTAACCTCTGCAGCGATCGAAACTATTGCTGAAGGAATTGTAGATGGTGTGGCTAGCCCTATATTTTATTTTGCGATTTTTGGGTTGCCTGGTGCATGGGCATTCCGGTTAGCGAATACTTTTGATTCTATGATAGGTTATAGAAATAGCGAGCATATAAATATAGGTTGGTTTTCAGCTAAAATAGATACTTTACTAAATTTTCTGCCAGCTAGATTATCAGCGATAACTATGCTTTTAGCTTGCTTGATTTTAAAAAGAGATTGGAAATTTGCTAATCGAATTTTAATAAGAGATAAAAATTTGTCTTTAAGCGTTAATTCTGGTTGGCCTATGGCAGCTATGGCAGGTATATTAAAAGTAAGGCTTGAGAAACCGAAATTTTACATATTGGGAAAAGAGTTAAGACCGCCTACAATTGAAGATATTTTTTTAGCCTTAAAAGTTATGCATTTAACAATTTTCTTATTTATATTAATTTTTGTTGTTCCTATAACATTTTTATTAAGTATAATCTAA
- a CDS encoding iron ABC transporter permease codes for MNLYYNELNPLKHYCKKIKLTKFIFLILIVLLVFSFFLGLSVGAVDIPLSNVIKILFNSNHSESMHAKILFDIRLPRVIATLFIGAALATSGVSLQTLFRNQLAEPYILGIASGALLGVSIIVALGITQQPFGLYTMSLMAFLGAFLTTLLVYTISKAFGLRPVSVLLIGLAFSFLSSSMVTFLQYLALKDIHVIFSWMMGSFSAINWNHIQIMAIIIPLGLLLLFIKVKDLNAMLLGEEYAKQLGVNIKNLTQHLIIVVAIVTSISVASAGTIGFVGLVIPHIARLIIGYDNKFLMPTSALIGASFLTLSDALSRVIIRPSELPIGVVTSMIGAPLFIYLLLKKGRSG; via the coding sequence ATGAATCTTTATTATAATGAATTAAATCCACTCAAGCATTATTGTAAAAAAATTAAGTTAACTAAGTTTATTTTTTTAATATTAATTGTTTTACTTGTTTTCTCTTTCTTTTTAGGCTTATCTGTAGGCGCTGTTGATATACCATTAAGTAATGTTATCAAAATCTTATTTAATTCTAACCATAGTGAAAGCATGCATGCAAAAATATTATTTGATATCCGTCTTCCAAGAGTTATTGCAACTTTATTTATAGGAGCTGCTTTAGCTACAAGCGGGGTGAGTTTACAAACTTTATTTAGAAATCAATTAGCGGAACCATATATTCTTGGGATTGCAAGCGGAGCTCTTCTTGGAGTTTCAATAATAGTAGCATTAGGTATAACGCAGCAACCATTCGGTTTATATACTATGTCGCTTATGGCTTTTTTAGGCGCTTTCCTCACAACTTTACTGGTTTATACAATAAGTAAAGCCTTTGGTTTAAGACCGGTATCAGTATTGTTGATAGGCCTTGCCTTCAGCTTCCTCTCCTCCTCTATGGTAACTTTCCTTCAATACTTAGCATTAAAGGATATTCATGTAATTTTTTCCTGGATGATGGGGAGTTTTTCAGCGATTAATTGGAATCATATTCAAATAATGGCAATAATTATTCCATTAGGCTTACTTCTGCTTTTTATTAAAGTAAAGGATCTTAACGCGATGTTGCTAGGAGAAGAATATGCTAAACAGCTTGGGGTAAATATAAAGAATCTTACTCAACATCTTATTATAGTTGTAGCTATTGTTACTTCAATTTCTGTAGCGTCCGCTGGAACAATAGGGTTTGTAGGTTTAGTGATACCTCATATAGCAAGGCTTATCATAGGTTATGATAATAAATTCCTTATGCCAACATCAGCACTTATAGGCGCCTCTTTTTTAACTTTATCAGATGCTCTCTCAAGAGTTATTATACGTCCATCAGAGCTGCCAATAGGAGTTGTAACATCCATGATAGGCGCACCATTATTTATTTATCTTCTGCTTAAAAAGGGGAGAAGTGGATAA